A genomic stretch from Lathyrus oleraceus cultivar Zhongwan6 chromosome 2, CAAS_Psat_ZW6_1.0, whole genome shotgun sequence includes:
- the LOC127120282 gene encoding uncharacterized protein LOC127120282 → MLHIDGSDIVAHMTTKGGIQGLPSDFLIAQATLFGKAMSEDAFEAIFVLLIYGLVLFPNIDNFVDVNAIRIFSSLNPVPTLLGDTYFSLHMRNAKGGGSIVCCLPLLYKWFISHLPQTLAFKENKGCLRWSARLMSLTNDDISWYNRVYDGVHIIDSCGEFSNVPLLGTCGGINYNPALARRQLGFPLKDKPNNILLEGVFFQEGKDPQNLKGRMVRVWRKVHKKGRNELGPKNCIALEPYTAWVRERVLEYRIPYEYPRPTPMIMVGPSTLPNQGVEELRDEDQSRAWVREREELLQQLKDKDAVIEFLEHGVIDEPDDVVTSLLPQSSRFWKRKYDRLAKEKADMEAAYERDVKRLRAAYLPISRALDDCF, encoded by the coding sequence ATGCTTCACATAGATGGATCTgatattgttgctcatatgactaccaaaggtggaattcaaggtctcccatctgattttctcattgcccaagctactttgtttgggaaggccatgagtgaggacgcctttgaagccatatttgtactcctcatctatgggctagtgttatttcccaacatcgacaattttgtggatgtgaacgctattaggattttctcctctcttaatcccgttccgactctgttgggtgacacttatttctctttacatatgaggaatgcaaagggtggtggatccattgtgtgttgtctgcctctgttgtacaagtggtttatttcacacttacctcagacgctcgccttcaaggagaataagggatgtctacggtggtctgcgagactcatgtctctcactaatgatgatatctcttggtataaccgtgtttatgatggcgttcatattattgactcttgtggtgagttctccaatgtgcctcttcttggtacatgtggtggaattaactacaaccctgctttggctcgccgtcagcttgggttccccttaaaggataaacctaacaatattttgttggaaggtgtgttctttcaagagggtaaagatccccagaacttgaagggtaggatggtccgcgtctggcgcaaagttcataagaagggtaggaatgagcttggtccgaagaattgtattgctttggagccctacaccgcttgggtgagggAGAGAGTCCTTGAGTACCGCATCCCatacgagtatccgagacctacccctatgattatggttgggccttcaaccctccctaaccaaggagtagaggagttgagagatgaagaccagtcgcgtgcatgggttcgtgaacgagaggaacttcttcagcagctcaaagataaggatgcagtgatagaatttctagagcatggggttattgatgagcctgatgatgtggttacttctcttcttcctcagtcatccaggttttggaagaggaagtatgatcgactagccaaggagaaggccgatatggaagcagcttatgagagagatgtgaagaggcttcgtgcagcctatcttccgatctcgagggctttggacgattgtttctag
- the LOC127120284 gene encoding BES1/BZR1 homolog protein 2 gives MTGGGSSGRLPTWKERENNKRRERRRRAIAAKIYSGLRAQGNFKLPKHCDNNEVLKALCSEAGWIVEEDGTTYRKGSKRPLPNEIGGTPPNMSACSSIQPSPQSSSFPSPQSSSFPSPIPSYHASPTSSSFPSPTRMDGITNHSSFLLPFIRNITSIPTNLPPLRISNSAPVTPPLSSPRSSKRKADFESLSNGSFNSSFRHPLFATSAPSSPSRRNHLPPSTIPECDESDVSTVDSGRWVSFQTTTAHGAAPPSPTFNLMKPVMQKITPQGSMDMIHMNEGMQWTSGSAAERCRGSDFDFENGRVVKPWEGERIHEVGMDELDLTLGFGKA, from the exons ATGACCGGCGGCGGATCGTCGGGGAGGTTACCGACATGGAAAGAGAGAGAAAATAATAAGAGAAGAGAGAGAAGACGAAGAGCTATTGCTGCTAAGATCTATTCTGGTCTTCGAGCTCAAGGTAACTTCAAGCTTCCTAAGCACTGTGATAACAACGAGGTTTTGAAAGCTCTTTGTTCTGAAGCTGGATGGATCGTTGAAGAAGATGGAACTACTTATCGAAAG GGAAGTAAGAGACCACTGCCAAATGAGATTGGAGGAACTCCGCCGAATATGAGTGCTTGTTCTTCGATTCAACCTAGTCCACAATCTTCTTCGTTTCCAAGTCCACAATCCTCTTCGTTCCCGAGTCCAATACCATCCTACCATGCAAGTCCAACTTCATCGTCTTTCCCGAGTCCAACTCGAATGGATGGAATTACAAACCACTCTTCCTTTCTTTTACCATTCATTCGCAACATAACTTCTATCCCTACAAATCTTCCACCCCTTAGGATTTCCAACAGTGCTCCGGTTACTCCACCTCTTTCTTCTCCAAGAAGTTCAAAGAGAAAAGCAGATTTTGAATCCCTCTCTAATGGTTCTTTTAACTCCTCATTTCGCCACCCTCTTTTCGCTACCTCTGCACCGTCAAGCCCCTCGCGTCGTAACCACTTACCCCCATCCACCATTCCGGAATGTGATGAGTCAGATGTTTCAACAGTGGACTCTGGTCGGTGGGTTAGTTTTCAGACAACAACTGCCCACGGTGCAGCTCCTCCTTCCCCTACTTTTAATCTCATGAAACCAGTAATGCAGAAGATTACTCCCCAGGGTTCGATGGATATGATTCATATGAATGAAGGCATGCAATGGACTTCAGGTTCAGCCGCTGAGAGATGTAGAGGCTCAGATTTTGACTTTGAGAATGGAAGAGTCGTGAAGCCGTGGGAAGGGGAGAGAATTCACGAGGTAGGAATGGATGAATTGGACCTTACTCTGGGGTTTGGTAAGGCTTGA